One region of Xylanimonas ulmi genomic DNA includes:
- a CDS encoding FKBP-type peptidyl-prolyl cis-trans isomerase: MNLRLSAGAAALALAAALALTGCSSDDDTAASSTSTPAADEATPTAQDVAALAGVRVEGDPGSEPTLAFDAPLSVSVPTTRLVSDGTGDALTDGARVDLHYVFFDASGERVGSTWQEGNNTSEAVTLGDPNLGVINDVLEGTHVGARALVANPSAGEDGETTTTVMLLEVASVGEWRAQGEPVTPAAGLPTVTLDDNGKPSIAIPEGFEPSDDLVVQPLIKGSGAEVTAEQSLTVHYTGWLTDGTQFDSSWDRNVPATFSLQQVIPGWTQGLAGQTVGSQVLLVIPASLGYGDAGQGSIPGGATLIFVVDILQAF, translated from the coding sequence GTGAACCTCCGCCTCTCCGCTGGCGCCGCCGCGCTCGCGCTCGCCGCCGCCCTGGCCCTGACGGGCTGCTCGTCGGACGACGACACCGCGGCCTCGTCGACCTCGACGCCCGCCGCCGACGAAGCCACGCCGACCGCCCAGGACGTCGCCGCCCTCGCCGGGGTCCGGGTCGAGGGCGACCCTGGCTCCGAGCCCACCCTCGCGTTCGACGCGCCGCTGTCGGTCTCGGTCCCCACGACCCGCCTGGTGTCGGACGGCACGGGAGACGCTCTGACCGACGGAGCGAGGGTCGACCTGCACTACGTGTTCTTCGACGCGAGCGGCGAGCGCGTGGGCTCGACGTGGCAGGAGGGCAACAACACGTCCGAGGCCGTCACACTGGGCGACCCGAACCTCGGCGTGATCAACGACGTGCTGGAGGGCACGCACGTCGGCGCGCGCGCGCTGGTCGCGAACCCCAGCGCCGGCGAGGACGGCGAGACGACGACCACCGTCATGCTGCTCGAGGTGGCGAGCGTCGGCGAGTGGCGCGCGCAGGGCGAGCCCGTGACGCCCGCGGCGGGCCTGCCGACGGTGACGCTGGACGACAACGGCAAGCCGTCGATCGCCATCCCCGAGGGCTTCGAGCCGTCTGACGACCTGGTGGTGCAGCCGCTCATCAAGGGGTCGGGCGCCGAGGTGACCGCGGAGCAGTCGCTCACGGTGCACTACACGGGCTGGCTGACGGACGGCACGCAGTTCGACTCCTCCTGGGACCGCAACGTGCCGGCGACCTTCTCGCTGCAGCAGGTGATCCCGGGCTGGACGCAGGGCCTGGCCGGCCAGACGGTCGGCTCCCAGGTGCTGCTCGTCATCCCCGCCTCGCTGGGCTACGGCGACGCGGGCCAGGGTTCGATCCCGGGCGGCGCGACGCTCATCTTCGTCGTCGACATCCTCCAGGCGTTCTGA
- a CDS encoding alpha/beta hydrolase: MSQPIRSLTVLPALREDIELHTADGLTLVGELALPAEVEPAATLVTFHPLPTHGGFMDSHVLRKAAWRLPALADLAVLRFNTRGTSSPRGTSQGAFDGGVGERYDVEAAYEYAQFHGLPRRWAVGWSFGTELVLKYGADPSVEGAILLSPPLHRASDADLDRWAQFGRPLTVLVPEHDDYLKPDEARRRFARVPQAEVIAVDGARHLWVGEPAVRRVLDEIVTHVRPGQAPLPLTWDGETSILPAAADA; this comes from the coding sequence GTGTCGCAACCGATCCGTTCGCTGACCGTCCTGCCCGCGCTGCGCGAGGACATCGAACTGCACACGGCCGACGGTCTGACGCTTGTGGGCGAGCTGGCGCTGCCGGCCGAGGTGGAGCCCGCAGCCACGCTCGTCACCTTCCACCCGCTGCCCACGCACGGTGGCTTCATGGACTCCCACGTCCTGCGCAAGGCCGCCTGGCGCCTGCCCGCGCTGGCGGACCTGGCGGTGCTGCGCTTCAACACGCGCGGCACGTCGTCACCGCGCGGCACGTCGCAGGGCGCGTTCGACGGCGGCGTCGGCGAGCGCTACGACGTCGAGGCCGCCTACGAGTACGCGCAGTTCCACGGACTGCCGCGCCGGTGGGCCGTGGGCTGGTCGTTCGGCACCGAGCTCGTGCTCAAGTACGGCGCCGATCCGAGCGTCGAGGGTGCGATCCTGCTCTCGCCTCCGCTGCACCGGGCGAGCGACGCCGATCTGGACCGCTGGGCGCAGTTCGGTCGGCCGCTCACGGTGCTCGTCCCCGAGCACGACGACTACCTCAAGCCTGACGAGGCCCGGCGTCGGTTCGCCCGCGTGCCGCAGGCCGAGGTGATCGCAGTCGACGGCGCGCGGCACCTGTGGGTGGGTGAGCCCGCGGTGCGGCGTGTGCTGGACGAGATAGTGACTCACGTGCGCCCTGGCCAGGCGCCTTTGCCGCTGACGTGGGACGGTGAAACCAGCATTTTGCCGGCCGCCGCCGACGCCTGA
- a CDS encoding alpha/beta fold hydrolase, producing the protein MTPLPTLALHELHDGGGVPIVLIHAFPLDHRVWSAAAAALPVNLRAVGVDMPGQGYSESGNIAARMDLVADAVYQTLQHAGIANAVVVGLSMGGYAALALADRHPGFVSGLGLVDTKSTADAPTARANRLRIAHEMEMGQTLQPVLALPAQLLGETSLRERRQLLPTLDAWVHSQAPRGLAWALRTMAGRPDRTHVLQRFAGPVSVIVGAEDTVTPLSDAEHMAHAAADGALTVIPAAGHLSPLEDPRSVAAALALLHRRVVRRHR; encoded by the coding sequence ATGACCCCGCTGCCGACCCTGGCCCTGCATGAGCTTCACGACGGCGGTGGTGTGCCCATCGTGTTGATACACGCGTTCCCGCTGGACCACCGGGTCTGGAGCGCGGCCGCCGCCGCACTTCCGGTCAACCTGCGCGCCGTCGGGGTCGACATGCCCGGGCAGGGGTACAGCGAGTCCGGCAACATCGCCGCGAGGATGGACCTCGTCGCGGACGCGGTCTATCAGACGCTCCAGCACGCCGGCATCGCCAACGCGGTCGTGGTCGGCCTGTCGATGGGCGGGTATGCGGCGCTCGCGCTCGCCGACCGGCATCCCGGGTTCGTCTCCGGCCTCGGCCTCGTCGACACCAAGTCGACGGCGGACGCGCCCACGGCACGGGCCAACCGGCTGCGCATCGCGCACGAGATGGAGATGGGCCAGACGCTCCAGCCCGTGCTCGCGCTGCCCGCGCAGCTCCTCGGCGAGACGAGCCTGCGCGAGCGGCGTCAACTGCTGCCCACACTCGACGCCTGGGTGCACTCGCAGGCGCCCCGGGGCCTGGCCTGGGCCTTGCGCACCATGGCGGGGCGGCCCGACCGCACGCATGTGCTCCAACGGTTCGCCGGGCCCGTGTCGGTCATCGTCGGCGCGGAGGACACCGTGACGCCGCTCAGCGACGCGGAGCACATGGCGCACGCCGCCGCCGACGGCGCGCTCACCGTGATTCCCGCGGCCGGGCACCTGAGCCCGCTTGAGGACCCGCGCAGCGTGGCGGCGGCGCTGGCGCTGCTGCACCGCCGGGTGGTGCGCCGCCACCGATAG